Proteins from a single region of Butyrivibrio fibrisolvens:
- a CDS encoding DUF3990 domain-containing protein: MEKIILYHGSEKIIKKPVLTGGKISNDYGQGFYCTKHLELAKEWAVDDERPGFVNSYEIDIDGLRILDLNSKDYSILHWLTVLLEHRNVNINSPIAQDGLDYLKNHYHVDLEDYDLILGYRADDSYFSFARAFISNTISIAQLEKAMCLGELGTQYFIKSKKAFSKLKFIEAIQVDNASYYPKKMSRDKSARDSFYNISNTIDRDGVYLVDLMRREK; encoded by the coding sequence ATGGAAAAGATCATTTTATATCACGGTTCAGAGAAAATTATTAAAAAGCCCGTTTTAACAGGTGGGAAGATAAGCAATGATTACGGACAGGGCTTTTATTGCACAAAGCATTTAGAACTTGCCAAAGAATGGGCTGTAGATGATGAAAGGCCTGGTTTTGTCAATTCTTATGAAATAGATATTGATGGACTTAGGATTCTGGATCTTAACAGTAAGGATTATTCTATTTTGCATTGGCTGACTGTATTGTTGGAGCATCGTAACGTTAATATTAATAGTCCTATTGCTCAAGATGGTCTTGATTATTTAAAGAACCATTATCATGTGGATTTAGAAGATTATGATCTTATATTGGGATATAGGGCAGATGATTCTTATTTTTCTTTTGCCAGAGCATTCATCTCAAATACTATCAGTATCGCTCAGTTAGAAAAAGCAATGTGCCTTGGCGAACTTGGAACACAATACTTTATTAAGAGTAAAAAAGCTTTTTCTAAATTAAAGTTTATTGAGGCTATTCAGGTTGATAATGCCTCTTATTATCCCAAGAAAATGTCCAGAGATAAAAGTGCTAGGGATAGTTTTTATAATATTTCAAATACTATTGATAGAGATGGCGTATATCTGGTAGATCTGATGAGAAGGGAGAAATAG
- a CDS encoding helix-turn-helix transcriptional regulator encodes MHAYDQLYLSDAMMNLADAFDVAVNDYGFEIDFFMHLFINSGIAAQFEVGNPRYVAGKSGTELVECVVSKIYGDDSLKKIDLSYSEPTKEYWTGWVLAYYQWESGKSFREIQRIITPAQLRMKYHPYHEMDEEKVVEYINEKAKNMASVRRIQAYRKLLGMSQSQLASESGVNLRTLQQYEIGAKDINKASVATVLALSRVLKCDVKDLCEM; translated from the coding sequence ATGCATGCATATGATCAACTGTATCTAAGTGATGCGATGATGAATCTGGCAGATGCATTTGATGTGGCGGTGAATGATTACGGATTTGAGATCGATTTTTTCATGCATCTGTTTATTAATTCAGGTATAGCGGCTCAGTTTGAAGTGGGAAATCCAAGATATGTTGCTGGTAAGTCTGGCACAGAGCTGGTAGAATGTGTTGTTTCAAAGATATACGGAGATGATAGTCTGAAAAAAATAGATCTGTCGTATTCAGAACCAACAAAGGAGTACTGGACAGGATGGGTGCTAGCATATTATCAATGGGAATCAGGGAAATCTTTTAGAGAAATCCAAAGGATCATTACGCCTGCGCAGCTGCGAATGAAATATCATCCCTATCATGAAATGGATGAGGAAAAAGTTGTTGAATATATAAACGAAAAGGCTAAAAATATGGCTTCGGTCAGACGGATTCAGGCATATAGAAAGCTTCTTGGGATGTCTCAAAGCCAGCTTGCAAGTGAATCCGGAGTTAATCTAAGGACTCTGCAGCAGTATGAGATAGGAGCAAAGGATATAAATAAGGCGTCCGTTGCAACTGTTTTAGCCCTTAGCAGAGTTTTGAAATGTGATGTGAAAGATTTGTGCGAGATGTAA
- a CDS encoding transporter substrate-binding domain-containing protein encodes MKKNLFNKVTGLALVSALAMTGLTACSSTSAAGSNTANNAASSDTDNSESSSQGFRTLDEIKESGVINIGVFSDKSPFGYVDENGDYAGYDVYLAERLGQDLGVEINYVSTEAANRIEYLQTGKVDIILANFTVTEERAQEVDFALPYMNVALGVVSPEGAVVDSLDSIGADDQVIVISGTTAETYLTKNYPDIKLQKYDAYAEAKTAFENGTGVAWANDNTEVIAFSLENEGYVVGIPSLGDQDTIAPAVTKGNETLLAWLNDELVALGSENFFHAGYEATLLETYGADYEDTLVIEPSKN; translated from the coding sequence ATGAAGAAGAATCTATTTAACAAAGTAACTGGACTTGCTCTTGTGAGCGCACTTGCAATGACAGGACTTACAGCTTGCTCATCTACAAGCGCTGCAGGTAGTAATACAGCTAATAATGCAGCTTCATCAGATACAGATAATTCAGAAAGTTCATCACAGGGTTTTAGAACACTTGATGAGATCAAGGAGAGCGGTGTTATCAACATCGGAGTATTCTCAGACAAGAGCCCATTTGGATATGTTGATGAAAATGGTGACTATGCAGGTTATGATGTATATCTTGCTGAGAGACTTGGTCAGGATCTTGGAGTTGAGATCAACTATGTATCTACAGAAGCAGCCAACAGAATTGAATATCTTCAGACTGGTAAGGTTGATATAATCCTTGCGAACTTCACAGTTACTGAGGAGAGGGCACAGGAAGTTGATTTTGCTCTTCCGTACATGAATGTAGCTCTTGGTGTTGTATCACCTGAGGGAGCTGTAGTAGACAGTCTTGATAGTATAGGCGCTGATGATCAGGTTATCGTTATCTCCGGAACCACAGCAGAGACCTATCTTACCAAGAACTATCCTGATATTAAGCTTCAGAAGTATGATGCATATGCAGAAGCTAAGACAGCATTTGAGAATGGCACCGGTGTTGCGTGGGCTAATGATAATACAGAGGTTATAGCTTTTTCTCTTGAGAATGAAGGATATGTTGTAGGTATTCCTTCACTTGGTGATCAGGATACTATCGCACCTGCTGTTACTAAGGGCAATGAAACTCTCCTTGCATGGCTTAACGACGAGCTTGTAGCACTTGGCAGTGAGAACTTCTTCCATGCAGGATATGAGGCTACTCTTCTTGAGACCTACGGCGCAGATTACGAAGATACACTTGTAATTGAGCCTTCAAAGAACTGA
- a CDS encoding amino acid ABC transporter permease, whose amino-acid sequence MDYAVIESYLPLYKDALALTLKIGWQGIALSLLIGLAGAAILHFKVRILKTITGIYIELFRNTPLLVQLFFLYFALPKIGIKITAQTCGVLGLGLLGGAYMIESFRSGLESIAVIQTESALSLGMTKEQTFIYVILPQAVSISVPGLLANVIFLLKETSVFSTISLMDLMFTAKDLIGMYAKTIECLFLLVVFYLIMLLPVSILGSILERRLRYAGFGD is encoded by the coding sequence ATGGACTATGCGGTTATAGAAAGCTATCTTCCTTTATATAAGGATGCGCTTGCCCTTACTCTTAAGATAGGATGGCAGGGCATCGCCTTGAGCCTTTTGATAGGCCTTGCGGGCGCTGCTATCTTACATTTTAAGGTAAGGATCTTAAAGACCATAACAGGAATATATATCGAGCTTTTTAGAAATACACCTCTCTTGGTACAGCTTTTCTTTTTGTATTTTGCTCTCCCCAAGATAGGTATAAAGATCACAGCCCAGACCTGCGGCGTGCTTGGTCTTGGACTTTTGGGCGGCGCATATATGATAGAAAGCTTTAGAAGTGGCCTCGAGTCGATCGCTGTTATTCAGACAGAGAGTGCTCTTAGTCTTGGTATGACAAAGGAACAGACATTTATCTATGTCATTCTGCCTCAGGCAGTATCTATCAGCGTTCCCGGACTTCTTGCAAATGTCATATTCCTGTTAAAAGAGACATCAGTTTTTTCAACCATAAGCCTTATGGACCTGATGTTTACAGCCAAGGACCTGATCGGAATGTATGCTAAAACTATAGAATGTTTATTCCTTCTGGTAGTCTTTTATCTGATAATGCTGCTTCCGGTATCCATTCTGGGTTCTATTTTGGAAAGGAGGCTTCGTTATGCAGGATTTGGGGATTGA
- a CDS encoding amino acid ABC transporter permease, which yields MQDLGIDVLFKGTNFLRLLQGLWVSARISLISVVISILLGLLVGILMTFKNPVLRVVLKVYLEIVRIMPQMVLLFIVYFGTTRVFGWDLSAETSAIFVFCFWGTAEMGDLVRGSIKSISKIQFESSFALGMNKIQTYRYVILPQTIRRLIPLSINLITRMIKTTSLVMMIGIVEVLKVAQQIIEANRKASPNAAFGVFAVVFLLYFLVCWPISRLSVYLEKRWAL from the coding sequence ATGCAGGATTTGGGGATTGATGTTTTATTTAAAGGAACCAACTTCCTTCGCCTTCTCCAGGGTTTGTGGGTATCAGCCAGGATCAGCCTTATATCAGTTGTGATCAGCATACTGCTTGGTCTATTAGTTGGAATTTTGATGACTTTTAAAAATCCTGTTCTTCGCGTAGTTTTAAAAGTTTATCTTGAGATAGTCAGGATCATGCCACAGATGGTTCTTTTGTTCATCGTTTATTTTGGAACCACCAGAGTCTTTGGATGGGACTTGTCTGCAGAAACGTCAGCCATTTTCGTATTCTGCTTCTGGGGAACTGCTGAGATGGGAGATCTCGTACGAGGGTCTATCAAAAGTATAAGTAAGATACAATTCGAATCATCTTTTGCACTTGGTATGAACAAGATTCAAACATACAGGTATGTAATACTCCCTCAGACGATCAGAAGGCTGATTCCTCTTTCCATAAATCTTATTACAAGAATGATCAAGACAACTTCTCTTGTGATGATGATTGGAATAGTAGAGGTATTAAAGGTTGCCCAACAGATAATCGAGGCCAACAGGAAGGCATCACCAAATGCGGCATTTGGAGTATTTGCAGTTGTATTCCTCCTGTATTTCCTTGTTTGCTGGCCTATCAGCAGACTGTCAGTTTATTTAGAGAAGAGGTGGGCTCTGTGA
- a CDS encoding amino acid ABC transporter ATP-binding protein — protein MSELLKVKNLHKEFGKNVVLKDINLSVEKGEVVVIIGPSGCGKSTFLRCLNGLEEIQGGVITVDGLPVESGKKEITKLRQKIGMVFQSYELFPHLSVIDNLILAPTKVQKRKKEEVIREATELLDRVGLLDKKDYFPRQLSGGQKQRVAIVRALLMHPEILLFDEVTAALDPEMVHEVLETMLKLAKSGSTMLIVTHEMSFAEAVADRILFFDNGEIVEEAEDVKGFFKEPKTERAKKFLRTFEYDSALYI, from the coding sequence GTGAGCGAATTATTAAAGGTCAAGAATTTACATAAAGAGTTTGGCAAAAATGTTGTACTAAAAGATATAAATCTTTCGGTAGAAAAGGGCGAAGTTGTTGTTATCATAGGCCCCAGCGGATGCGGTAAAAGTACCTTCCTTCGCTGCCTTAACGGTCTTGAAGAGATTCAGGGCGGAGTCATCACAGTAGACGGACTTCCTGTAGAATCCGGCAAAAAAGAGATCACGAAGCTTCGTCAGAAGATTGGCATGGTGTTCCAGTCCTATGAACTATTCCCGCACCTGTCCGTAATTGATAACCTGATCCTTGCTCCTACCAAGGTTCAGAAGAGAAAAAAGGAAGAAGTTATCCGCGAGGCAACAGAGCTTTTAGACAGAGTCGGATTATTGGACAAAAAAGACTACTTCCCGCGCCAACTATCAGGCGGACAGAAGCAGCGTGTTGCAATAGTAAGAGCACTTCTTATGCATCCGGAGATCCTACTTTTTGATGAAGTTACAGCAGCTCTTGATCCTGAGATGGTTCACGAAGTTCTTGAAACAATGCTTAAGCTTGCAAAGTCAGGTTCTACAATGCTTATAGTAACTCATGAAATGAGCTTTGCAGAGGCAGTTGCAGACAGGATCCTTTTCTTCGATAACGGGGAGATCGTCGAAGAGGCCGAGGATGTAAAGGGATTTTTTAAAGAACCTAAAACAGAACGTGCTAAGAAATTTCTGAGAACATTTGAGTACGATAGTGCACTCTATATATAA
- a CDS encoding VanZ family protein, whose product MDYIFSDIQNHFNFSYMVSSGYIAILTMAIFFLVLILLMPGRKLHDRILVALFFGFMFIVYSLTILMRGYRESGRRIMTQPFYWLIVLRRTGRTQLLWLAIENVVMLMIPAFILGIIMRSVKIPVRIVIITLIMVFFSLTIECMQLALNVGECEIDDFLCNTFGGLLGAALASLVTAKIAGAKNNVVDDSKGDF is encoded by the coding sequence ATGGACTACATTTTTAGTGACATCCAAAATCACTTCAATTTTTCTTATATGGTCAGTTCGGGATACATTGCGATCCTTACCATGGCCATATTTTTTCTTGTATTAATACTTCTTATGCCCGGGCGTAAGCTCCATGACAGGATTCTTGTAGCGCTTTTCTTTGGATTTATGTTTATAGTTTATTCACTCACGATCCTTATGCGTGGTTACAGAGAAAGTGGTAGAAGAATAATGACCCAACCTTTTTATTGGCTTATTGTTCTCAGAAGAACAGGCAGAACACAGCTTTTGTGGCTTGCTATTGAAAATGTTGTCATGCTTATGATTCCGGCGTTTATACTTGGTATCATTATGAGGTCGGTTAAAATTCCTGTAAGAATCGTTATAATCACACTGATAATGGTCTTTTTCTCACTGACAATAGAATGTATGCAGTTGGCTTTAAATGTTGGTGAATGCGAGATAGATGATTTTCTGTGCAACACCTTTGGAGGCTTGCTGGGAGCTGCACTCGCTTCGCTAGTGACAGCCAAAATAGCTGGAGCGAAAAATAATGTAGTAGATGATTCAAAAGGTGATTTTTAA
- a CDS encoding IspD/TarI family cytidylyltransferase, whose protein sequence is MTIALIIAGGSGERMHQDIPKQFLSINDKPVIVYTLEAFEQHPEIDEIAVVCIDGWDQVLMAYARQFNITKLKTVIPGGDCGQASIRNGVYELEKSHSADDIVLIHDAIRPLVSAEIISDCIRVTKKCGNAIAVIPCAEAMLTTDDEKVSSGTYPRDGLKRTQTPQGFKLGDICDLHRRALERGITNSIASCTLMIEMGQQVHFSIGSEKNVKLTTIEDIDIFKALLSARRSEWLKN, encoded by the coding sequence ATGACAATAGCCCTTATAATAGCCGGAGGAAGCGGAGAGAGGATGCATCAGGATATTCCCAAGCAGTTCCTTTCTATTAATGATAAACCGGTAATAGTATATACATTGGAAGCTTTTGAACAGCATCCTGAGATAGACGAGATCGCAGTTGTCTGCATCGATGGCTGGGATCAGGTCCTTATGGCCTATGCAAGGCAGTTTAATATAACTAAGCTTAAAACGGTCATCCCCGGCGGAGATTGCGGCCAGGCATCTATAAGAAACGGTGTATACGAACTTGAAAAAAGTCACAGCGCTGATGATATAGTTTTGATCCACGATGCTATACGTCCTCTTGTATCTGCAGAGATAATATCAGACTGTATAAGGGTTACAAAAAAGTGCGGCAATGCCATAGCAGTAATCCCCTGTGCAGAAGCCATGCTGACAACAGATGATGAGAAAGTATCATCAGGAACTTATCCTAGAGATGGTCTTAAGAGGACTCAGACTCCGCAGGGATTTAAACTTGGCGATATATGCGATCTTCACAGAAGAGCACTTGAAAGGGGTATTACTAATTCTATAGCCTCATGCACACTTATGATCGAAATGGGGCAGCAGGTGCATTTTTCCATAGGTTCTGAAAAAAATGTAAAGCTTACTACTATCGAAGATATAGATATTTTTAAAGCCCTTCTTTCCGCAAGAAGATCTGAATGGCTTAAGAATTAA
- a CDS encoding NAD(P)-dependent oxidoreductase: MNLYQSNLYISDLDYVIENLDILNDMRGSSVLIIGARGLICSAIADILFRYNEKADAGIHIYLAGRDSAKIKSRFSRYADSEYLKVLEYDSDKQGDLISKLPNEISYIIDGIGPSSPGDINSYPLTSLYTNVALLKDLLQYADSAHIKGLLYISSSEVYGTRPEGGPFKEDDYGWIDILSPRSSYACGKRSCETLCACFSKEKNVRALIARPGHVYGPTARTDDDHIASAFALEAAKGHDLNMNSPGLQRRSYCYMLDCASAMLTILDKGMSGNAYNISNPESVLSIYGMMSQFADAAGVNLSISIDDKKNRAGDNPMPDSSLDSDKLLSLGWKGLFDAGEGAGHTIRILKEAMQS, translated from the coding sequence ATGAATCTCTACCAAAGTAACCTATACATATCAGATCTGGACTACGTGATAGAGAATCTGGACATCCTGAATGATATGCGCGGAAGTTCAGTTCTTATAATAGGCGCCAGAGGCCTTATATGTTCAGCTATCGCTGATATATTATTTAGATATAATGAAAAAGCAGATGCAGGTATTCATATATACCTTGCAGGACGTGATAGTGCCAAAATAAAGAGCAGATTTTCAAGGTACGCAGATTCAGAGTACCTGAAAGTTTTAGAATACGACAGCGATAAGCAGGGAGATTTAATAAGTAAACTGCCTAACGAAATATCGTATATAATAGATGGTATAGGACCATCTTCACCGGGGGATATCAATTCATACCCACTTACGTCTCTATATACTAACGTGGCTTTATTGAAGGACCTTTTGCAATACGCTGATAGCGCACACATAAAGGGCCTTTTGTATATCTCATCCTCCGAAGTATATGGAACAAGGCCTGAGGGCGGACCTTTTAAAGAAGATGATTATGGCTGGATCGATATACTAAGTCCAAGATCATCCTATGCTTGTGGCAAAAGAAGCTGCGAGACGCTATGCGCCTGTTTTTCCAAAGAAAAAAATGTCAGGGCACTTATAGCAAGGCCCGGTCACGTTTACGGTCCTACAGCCAGAACAGATGATGATCATATAGCATCGGCCTTCGCGTTAGAAGCAGCCAAGGGACATGATCTAAATATGAACAGTCCGGGCTTGCAACGAAGGTCATACTGTTATATGCTTGATTGTGCGTCGGCGATGCTGACTATACTTGATAAGGGTATGAGCGGGAATGCGTACAATATTTCGAATCCCGAAAGCGTTTTATCGATTTATGGTATGATGAGCCAATTTGCAGACGCAGCTGGTGTAAATTTATCTATAAGTATTGATGATAAAAAGAATCGTGCGGGTGATAATCCAATGCCTGATTCAAGCCTTGATTCGGATAAACTTCTTTCACTTGGCTGGAAGGGATTATTTGATGCAGGTGAAGGCGCAGGACATACGATCCGGATTCTAAAAGAAGCAATGCAAAGTTAA